From the Psychrobacillus sp. FSL K6-4046 genome, one window contains:
- a CDS encoding anti-sigma-F factor Fin, with amino-acid sequence MPIRYRCRHCETEVGQLPFDSIDEAFLEKHNIEPEEQHIYIQTGAEGDYTIQCICEECQTSLQKFPSYYALKKWIQ; translated from the coding sequence ATGCCGATTCGTTATAGATGTCGCCATTGTGAAACAGAAGTTGGTCAGCTACCATTCGATTCCATAGACGAGGCTTTTTTAGAAAAACACAATATTGAGCCAGAAGAACAACACATATATATACAAACGGGGGCTGAGGGAGATTATACGATACAGTGTATTTGTGAAGAGTGTCAAACCTCTTTGCAAAAGTTTCCTAGCTATTATGCATTAAAAAAATGGATACAGTAA
- the mazG gene encoding nucleoside triphosphate pyrophosphohydrolase, producing the protein MHEITIIGLGAGDLNQLPLGIYKKLKNATHLYVRTEQHPVLQELQTEGVTWTSFDAIYEKNDQFENVYKEIVENLLKLSAVNPIIYAVPGHPLVAEQTVQLLVQAEKQGKATITIEGGQSFLDPIFGALRIDPIEGFQLLDGTSFKRDDIQMNSHVLIGQVYDSFSASDVKLTLMEKYPDDFEVTIVTAAGSSEEVLKKVPLFELDREMELNNLTTLYVPPIHEKESRVKEWQTLREVVAQLRGPNGCPWDKEQTHTTLKKYAVEEVYELLQAIDEEDDDHIVEELGDVLLQVFLHAQIGEDNGYFSLEDVLASITEKMIRRHPHVFGDVEANSTEQVLSNWQEIKAKEGKKTSKSLLEDELRTESSLLTSFNYQKRAAKVGFDWPEVSGAWEKFEEELQEWKAELLSNDKEAQTDELGDLLFTVVNLARFYGLSPELAMMQANQKFKRRFEYIERCVQQNRGSFEDYNLEELDQFWKDAKKLERQ; encoded by the coding sequence ATGCACGAGATTACAATAATCGGACTTGGGGCCGGTGATTTAAATCAGCTTCCACTAGGGATTTATAAAAAGTTAAAAAATGCAACCCATTTATATGTTCGTACAGAACAGCATCCAGTCCTTCAAGAGCTTCAAACAGAGGGCGTAACATGGACTAGCTTCGATGCTATTTATGAAAAGAATGATCAATTTGAGAATGTGTACAAAGAGATAGTGGAAAATCTTCTGAAGCTGTCAGCTGTAAATCCAATAATTTATGCTGTTCCTGGCCACCCTTTAGTAGCGGAGCAAACCGTGCAACTATTGGTTCAGGCTGAAAAACAAGGCAAGGCAACGATTACTATAGAGGGCGGGCAGAGCTTTCTAGACCCTATTTTTGGAGCTCTTCGCATAGATCCTATAGAAGGATTTCAATTGTTAGACGGAACTAGCTTTAAGCGAGATGATATACAGATGAATTCTCACGTTTTAATAGGGCAGGTTTATGATTCCTTTAGTGCTTCAGACGTTAAGCTAACACTAATGGAAAAGTATCCGGACGATTTCGAGGTCACAATAGTGACAGCGGCAGGTTCCTCCGAAGAAGTTTTAAAAAAGGTGCCTTTATTTGAACTGGATCGGGAAATGGAATTAAATAATTTAACCACCTTATACGTTCCACCTATTCATGAAAAAGAAAGTCGTGTAAAGGAATGGCAAACTCTTCGAGAGGTGGTAGCCCAGCTGCGGGGTCCTAATGGGTGCCCTTGGGATAAGGAACAAACTCATACAACCTTGAAAAAATATGCAGTAGAAGAGGTTTACGAGCTACTTCAAGCAATAGACGAGGAAGATGACGATCATATTGTAGAAGAGCTGGGAGATGTACTGTTACAGGTTTTCTTACATGCTCAAATAGGAGAAGACAATGGATACTTCAGTTTAGAGGATGTACTAGCTTCTATAACTGAAAAAATGATTCGAAGACATCCGCATGTTTTTGGAGATGTAGAAGCAAATAGTACAGAACAAGTATTAAGTAATTGGCAAGAGATCAAAGCAAAAGAAGGTAAGAAAACGTCAAAATCTTTATTAGAGGATGAATTACGAACGGAATCGTCTCTACTGACCTCCTTTAATTATCAAAAAAGAGCTGCCAAAGTTGGCTTTGATTGGCCAGAGGTTTCTGGAGCTTGGGAGAAGTTTGAGGAAGAACTGCAGGAGTGGAAGGCTGAGCTCTTGTCTAATGATAAAGAAGCGCAAACAGATGAGCTGGGAGATTTATTATTTACCGTGGTGAATTTAGCACGTTTTTACGGACTATCTCCAGAGCTTGCCATGATGCAAGCAAATCAAAAATTCAAAAGAAGATTTGAATATATAGAACGATGTGTTCAACAAAACAGAGGAAGCTTTGAAGATTATAACTTAGAGGAGCTTGACCAGTTTTGGAAGGATGCCAAAAAATTAGAGAGGCAGTGA
- the pth gene encoding aminoacyl-tRNA hydrolase, whose translation MKMIVGLGNPGKQYEGTRHNIGFHVIDELSKRLNIPLNQSKFNGMYGAGFVGTEKVMLLKPLTYMNLSGECIVPMMNYFDVEDEELVVIYDDLDLQAGKLRLRQKGSAGGHNGIKSIIQHLGTQEFNRIRIGVDRPKNGMKVPDYVLSNFTNEEKPEIDLAIKKSADACEQWFTKSFLEVMNVFNGA comes from the coding sequence ATGAAAATGATCGTTGGCCTAGGAAACCCAGGCAAGCAATATGAAGGAACAAGACATAATATTGGTTTTCATGTAATAGATGAACTGTCCAAGCGTTTAAACATTCCCCTCAATCAATCAAAATTTAATGGAATGTACGGCGCTGGCTTTGTAGGAACTGAAAAAGTGATGCTTCTAAAACCTTTAACATATATGAATTTATCGGGAGAATGTATCGTTCCGATGATGAATTATTTTGATGTAGAGGATGAGGAATTAGTTGTTATTTATGATGATTTAGACTTACAAGCTGGGAAGCTACGACTTCGCCAAAAGGGAAGTGCGGGAGGTCATAACGGGATTAAGTCCATCATTCAACATTTGGGTACACAGGAATTTAATCGAATTCGAATCGGAGTGGACCGTCCAAAAAACGGGATGAAGGTTCCAGACTATGTACTCTCCAATTTCACCAATGAAGAAAAACCAGAAATTGATTTAGCGATTAAAAAGAGCGCGGATGCTTGCGAACAATGGTTTACGAAGAGCTTTCTTGAAGTAATGAATGTTTTTAATGGTGCATAA
- the mfd gene encoding transcription-repair coupling factor: MELLSNVLIEDKQMQKLVKDLENGIDQTLITGLSGSARAVFTKMLHKELDKPILIVTPNLLHAQKLAEDLVKLIGEDLVRLYPADELIAADITIASPELRAQRLETLDHMLNIKKGVYIVPVSGLKKRMGNVEDWKNSSISLKEGEDLVLDNFLQGLVDMGYVRQPMVTTPGEFALRGGIIDIYPLYLEDPIRIELFDTEVDSIRTFSAEDQRSLKKLKDVRILPATEYVLTKEKKMMLAQKLEEALAESLKKVKLSDIKEKFYQNIQQDIELLKQGEQPKEFMKYISLIEEDSFLGSYFDPQGIVMFDELGRIQEVTETLEKEENDWYLSLLEEGKTVHSVKPSYHLKEIIHMLSNYKVYLSLFSRTFSGIVIKKAMSVSCKPMQNFHGQMHLLKNETERFAQGKFRVIILADGKDRVQKVHTVLEDYEIVSQIGTSTNDLNNPGIFIVEGDLEAGFELPLQRIAVITDSELFKQKSKKKSRTQKVTNAERIKSYSEIKPGDNVVHIHHGIGKYIGIETLLVNGVHKDYLHIRYRGEDKLYVPVDQIDLIQKYVASGEKDPKLHKLGGTDWKKTKSKVSAAVQDIADELIKLYAKREAEVGYAFEPDGEMQHTFEAAFPYEETEDQLRTIQEVKRDMERPRPMDRLVCGDVGYGKTEVAIRAAFKAVMEGKQVAFLCPTTILAQQHYETMLERFQDFPIEVGMLSRFRTKKQQAETITGLKKGLVDIVVGTHRILSKDVEYQDLGLLVVDEEQRFGVKHKEKIKQLKTNVDVLTLTATPIPRTLHMSMIGVRDLSVIETPPKNRFPVQTYVMEYNGALVRESIERELARGGQAFFLYNRVEDITRKVDEIQMLVPTARVGYAHGQMSETELESVIISFLEGEYDVLVTTTIIETGIDIPNVNTLIIHDADKMGLSQLYQLRGRVGRSNRVAYAYLMYQRDKVLTDVAEKRLQAVKEFTELGSGFKIAMRDLSIRGAGNLLGSQQHGFIDSVGFDLYTQMLEEAIQEKQTGTKKEEVQDIEIVLGVEAYISDEYIADGYQKIQMYKRVKAMETEEEYLDIVEELQDRFGDMPLETEVLLRIARMKVWGKIAGIESIKEANKITSIRLSESGTQSIDGALLLEETMKFGRAVGFNVDKGNLVVTIDERKIGKLNTFDVLEEIMSLLPKAKKKLEVN, translated from the coding sequence ATGGAATTACTAAGTAATGTATTAATCGAAGATAAACAAATGCAAAAGCTAGTGAAAGATTTAGAGAATGGTATAGACCAAACATTAATCACGGGTCTATCAGGAAGCGCACGTGCTGTCTTTACTAAAATGCTTCATAAGGAATTAGATAAACCCATTCTGATTGTTACACCGAACCTTTTACACGCTCAAAAGCTTGCTGAGGATTTAGTCAAGCTAATTGGAGAAGACTTAGTTCGTTTATACCCAGCCGATGAATTGATAGCTGCAGATATAACTATTGCCAGCCCCGAATTGCGTGCACAACGTTTAGAAACATTAGATCACATGTTAAATATAAAAAAAGGTGTCTATATTGTTCCAGTGTCTGGCCTGAAAAAGCGAATGGGGAACGTAGAGGATTGGAAAAATAGCTCCATCTCCCTGAAGGAGGGAGAGGATCTTGTATTAGACAATTTCCTGCAAGGTTTAGTAGACATGGGTTATGTACGTCAGCCGATGGTTACCACTCCAGGAGAGTTTGCATTACGAGGCGGTATTATAGATATATATCCACTATATTTGGAAGATCCTATTCGGATAGAGTTATTTGACACAGAAGTAGATTCCATTCGTACCTTTTCTGCAGAGGATCAACGGTCATTAAAAAAATTAAAAGACGTTCGTATTTTACCTGCGACTGAATATGTTTTAACAAAAGAGAAAAAAATGATGCTAGCACAAAAGCTCGAGGAAGCATTAGCGGAAAGCTTGAAAAAGGTTAAGCTGTCGGATATTAAAGAAAAATTTTATCAAAATATACAACAGGATATAGAACTTTTAAAACAAGGAGAACAACCAAAGGAGTTTATGAAGTACATCTCCTTGATAGAAGAAGACAGCTTTTTAGGAAGTTATTTTGATCCACAAGGAATTGTTATGTTCGATGAGCTTGGAAGAATCCAAGAAGTAACAGAGACTTTGGAAAAAGAAGAAAATGATTGGTATCTTTCCTTATTAGAAGAAGGGAAGACTGTCCATAGTGTAAAACCGTCGTACCACTTGAAAGAAATCATTCATATGCTTTCTAACTATAAGGTGTACCTATCATTATTTTCACGTACTTTTTCTGGCATTGTTATAAAGAAGGCGATGAGCGTTTCGTGTAAGCCTATGCAAAATTTCCATGGACAAATGCATCTGCTAAAAAATGAAACAGAGAGATTTGCTCAAGGTAAATTTAGAGTAATTATTTTGGCAGATGGTAAAGACCGTGTTCAAAAAGTCCATACGGTTCTAGAAGATTATGAAATAGTTTCCCAGATTGGTACGTCTACAAATGATTTAAATAACCCAGGAATTTTTATCGTAGAGGGAGATCTGGAAGCAGGTTTCGAATTACCTCTTCAAAGAATAGCCGTCATAACGGATTCGGAATTGTTTAAGCAAAAGAGTAAGAAAAAATCTCGTACACAAAAAGTGACGAATGCTGAACGTATAAAAAGCTATTCAGAAATAAAGCCTGGAGATAATGTTGTACATATCCATCATGGGATAGGGAAATATATAGGAATAGAAACCTTGCTTGTGAACGGCGTTCATAAAGACTATTTGCATATACGTTATCGAGGCGAGGATAAACTCTATGTACCAGTAGATCAAATAGATCTTATCCAAAAGTATGTTGCTTCAGGGGAAAAGGATCCGAAGCTTCATAAATTAGGCGGAACCGATTGGAAGAAAACAAAATCCAAAGTTTCAGCGGCAGTTCAAGATATTGCAGATGAGCTGATCAAGCTCTACGCTAAGCGTGAGGCTGAGGTTGGATATGCTTTTGAGCCTGATGGAGAGATGCAGCATACCTTTGAGGCAGCTTTCCCGTATGAGGAAACTGAGGATCAGCTACGGACAATTCAAGAGGTTAAACGAGACATGGAGAGACCAAGACCGATGGATCGTCTAGTTTGTGGCGATGTGGGCTATGGTAAGACCGAGGTTGCGATCCGTGCTGCTTTTAAAGCTGTGATGGAAGGAAAACAGGTAGCATTTCTATGTCCTACTACCATTCTTGCGCAACAACATTATGAAACGATGTTGGAGCGTTTTCAAGACTTCCCAATTGAGGTAGGGATGCTAAGCCGTTTCCGCACAAAGAAGCAACAGGCAGAAACAATTACCGGACTGAAAAAGGGTCTAGTGGATATAGTAGTTGGAACTCACCGTATCCTGTCAAAGGATGTAGAATATCAAGATTTAGGGCTATTGGTAGTGGATGAGGAGCAACGTTTTGGAGTTAAGCATAAAGAAAAGATTAAGCAGCTTAAAACAAACGTTGATGTTTTAACGCTTACTGCCACTCCAATTCCTCGTACCCTCCATATGTCGATGATTGGAGTTCGGGATTTATCCGTTATTGAAACTCCCCCTAAAAACCGTTTCCCAGTGCAAACATATGTAATGGAATATAACGGAGCTTTAGTTAGGGAATCTATTGAGAGAGAACTGGCTAGGGGAGGACAGGCATTTTTCCTATACAACCGCGTTGAGGACATCACTCGAAAGGTTGATGAGATACAAATGTTAGTCCCAACGGCTAGAGTAGGCTATGCACATGGGCAAATGTCCGAGACGGAGCTAGAGTCTGTCATTATCAGCTTTTTAGAGGGAGAGTATGATGTCCTTGTGACAACTACTATTATAGAAACTGGAATTGATATACCGAATGTTAATACGTTGATCATCCATGATGCGGATAAAATGGGGCTGTCCCAGCTGTATCAGCTACGTGGACGCGTAGGTCGTTCTAATCGTGTGGCTTATGCCTACTTAATGTATCAAAGGGACAAAGTGTTAACTGATGTAGCAGAAAAAAGGCTACAGGCGGTTAAGGAATTTACAGAGCTTGGATCTGGCTTCAAGATAGCGATGAGAGATTTATCTATCCGAGGAGCAGGAAATCTATTGGGCTCACAGCAGCACGGATTTATTGATTCGGTAGGATTTGATCTATATACGCAAATGCTAGAAGAAGCTATACAAGAAAAACAAACTGGAACTAAAAAAGAAGAAGTACAAGATATTGAAATTGTATTAGGAGTAGAAGCATATATTTCAGATGAGTATATTGCAGATGGATATCAAAAAATTCAAATGTATAAGCGAGTCAAGGCAATGGAAACAGAAGAAGAGTATTTGGACATTGTTGAAGAATTACAGGACCGTTTTGGAGATATGCCTCTAGAAACGGAAGTACTTCTTAGAATTGCTCGTATGAAGGTCTGGGGTAAAATTGCTGGAATAGAATCTATTAAAGAAGCCAATAAGATAACATCCATTAGGCTGAGTGAGTCTGGAACACAATCTATTGATGGTGCATTACTGTTAGAGGAAACGATGAAGTTTGGTCGTGCTGTAGGCTTTAATGTAGATAAGGGCAACTTAGTTGTCACCATAGATGAGCGTAAAATAGGAAAGTTAAATACGTTTGATGTATTAGAAGAAATAATGAGTTTATTACCTAAAGCAAAAAAGAAATTAGAAGTAAATTAA
- a CDS encoding polysaccharide biosynthesis protein translates to MNLPLVQEEGFFIFMYNSAIAGWKKDLKMSNDWNMKSYMKGAAMLTVAAIIVKLLSAVYRVPFQNLVGDEGFYIYQQVYPFIAIITTWTSFGFAIALSKILSDYKANGKTFAIPKIRKIAFYYIGIISIIFFVFLFFGANLLGSFMGDVQLAQLLRAGSYVILLMPLLAVLKGEFQAEGRMGTVAYAQILEQAIRVSVILLGTWVVLLNSSDLYKAGSMAMYGAVAGELGGVVFLGIVYWKITKKTGKEESVGSVPVWPIVKQLTMLSISASISALLFLLLQLVDSFTVFQLLIDNGMGRQEAMEKKGVYDRGQPLVQLGIVIASTLSLSIVPLVAHRLNKDKGRTAQPFMQLTFRIAFTFGIAAALGLIAVLPYLNEMLFKTRAESITLMVFSLQIIWMSLILTFMAMLQGGGKVRVPTLILLLCVCCKWILNGILIPSYGVIGAAWSGNASLAIACMLMLLYFKKQWKIRFAPNSFYKGVAQASLVMFVIVIAYTRLIDHFPVEILSSRVEAVVISLSSVMLGAIVFIFLLTKRRVIAEKEWFLLPFGRRMAKLQLWLNKEK, encoded by the coding sequence ATGAACCTTCCTCTTGTACAAGAGGAAGGATTCTTTATATTCATGTATAATAGTGCTATTGCTGGATGGAAGAAGGATTTAAAAATGAGTAATGATTGGAATATGAAATCGTATATGAAGGGCGCTGCCATGCTAACGGTGGCAGCAATTATCGTGAAACTACTTAGTGCAGTTTATCGCGTACCCTTTCAAAACCTAGTCGGCGATGAAGGCTTTTACATTTACCAACAGGTTTATCCTTTTATTGCGATTATTACAACTTGGACTTCTTTTGGCTTTGCTATAGCACTTTCCAAAATTTTGTCTGATTATAAAGCGAATGGGAAAACCTTTGCAATCCCTAAAATAAGAAAAATTGCTTTTTATTATATCGGAATTATTTCTATTATATTTTTTGTTTTCTTATTTTTTGGTGCAAATTTATTAGGCAGTTTTATGGGGGATGTCCAACTAGCTCAGCTTTTAAGAGCAGGATCCTATGTCATTCTGCTTATGCCACTCCTTGCAGTCCTAAAAGGAGAATTTCAAGCAGAGGGACGAATGGGGACAGTTGCTTATGCTCAGATACTAGAGCAGGCCATTCGTGTTTCGGTTATTTTACTCGGGACCTGGGTAGTTCTCTTAAATAGCTCTGATTTATATAAAGCGGGTAGTATGGCGATGTATGGAGCAGTTGCTGGAGAATTGGGAGGAGTAGTTTTCTTAGGAATAGTCTATTGGAAGATTACAAAGAAAACAGGTAAAGAAGAGAGTGTAGGATCGGTGCCTGTATGGCCCATCGTAAAGCAACTGACGATGCTAAGTATAAGTGCAAGTATAAGTGCATTGCTATTTTTACTTCTTCAACTGGTAGACTCCTTCACAGTATTTCAGTTACTAATAGATAATGGAATGGGTAGACAAGAGGCGATGGAGAAAAAGGGCGTATATGATCGAGGCCAACCACTCGTACAGCTTGGTATTGTCATCGCCTCTACCCTTTCTCTTTCTATCGTGCCTCTTGTTGCACATCGTTTAAATAAAGACAAAGGAAGAACGGCCCAACCATTTATGCAGTTGACGTTTAGAATAGCCTTTACGTTTGGAATTGCTGCCGCATTAGGACTTATTGCAGTACTTCCATATTTAAACGAAATGCTGTTTAAAACGCGTGCAGAATCTATTACTCTCATGGTATTTTCTTTGCAGATAATTTGGATGTCTTTAATATTAACATTCATGGCCATGCTTCAAGGAGGGGGGAAGGTGAGAGTTCCAACCCTAATCCTATTACTTTGTGTGTGCTGTAAATGGATATTAAACGGTATACTAATACCTAGTTATGGTGTAATTGGTGCTGCCTGGTCGGGGAATGCTAGTTTAGCTATTGCATGTATGTTGATGTTGCTTTACTTTAAAAAACAGTGGAAAATACGCTTCGCTCCCAACAGTTTTTATAAGGGAGTTGCTCAGGCATCATTAGTTATGTTCGTAATCGTTATTGCTTATACTAGGCTTATAGATCATTTTCCAGTTGAAATTTTATCTAGCAGAGTGGAGGCAGTAGTCATTTCACTTAGTTCGGTAATGCTTGGTGCAATAGTTTTTATCTTTCTATTGACGAAAAGACGTGTAATTGCAGAGAAAGAATGGTTCTTACTTCCCTTTGGAAGAAGAATGGCCAAGCTCCAGCTTTGGCTAAATAAAGAAAAGTAA
- a CDS encoding 50S ribosomal protein L25/general stress protein Ctc, with protein MATIIKAQKREHKNNTKLRNSGYIPAVVYGFETESQPIAVDEKDLIKTLREVGRNGVMKIDVEGQSLNVVLNDYQMNILKAQMIHADFLAINMKEELEVSVTVNTTGTSVGVSEGGLLQQPNRELTVIVKPSDIPDSIEVDVTNIAIGDTLTVGDVREKVDYKIVEDDDYTLVTVSAPRVETESDTETEAEADAEGTEEASSEE; from the coding sequence ATGGCTACGATTATTAAAGCACAAAAGAGAGAACATAAAAACAATACCAAGCTAAGAAATAGTGGGTACATACCGGCAGTTGTATATGGTTTTGAAACAGAGTCTCAACCAATTGCGGTAGATGAAAAAGATTTAATAAAAACATTACGTGAAGTTGGTAGAAATGGCGTAATGAAAATTGATGTAGAAGGTCAATCTCTAAACGTTGTATTGAATGATTATCAAATGAATATATTAAAGGCTCAAATGATTCATGCGGACTTTCTCGCGATTAATATGAAGGAAGAATTAGAAGTAAGTGTAACAGTTAACACAACTGGAACTTCTGTAGGTGTCTCAGAGGGTGGATTACTTCAACAGCCAAACAGAGAACTTACTGTTATTGTAAAACCTTCCGATATTCCAGATTCTATAGAAGTAGATGTAACTAATATCGCTATCGGTGATACGCTAACAGTTGGAGACGTTCGTGAAAAGGTAGATTATAAAATAGTCGAAGATGACGACTATACTTTAGTAACTGTATCTGCTCCAAGAGTTGAGACAGAATCGGATACTGAAACAGAAGCTGAGGCAGATGCCGAAGGAACAGAAGAAGCATCCTCAGAGGAATAA
- the spoVT gene encoding stage V sporulation protein T: MKATGIVRRIDDLGRVVIPKEIRRTLRIREGDPLEIFTDREGEIILKKYSPISELGDFAKEYAETLYETLGTPVLISDRDEMIAAAGLSKKDYLKRRLSSDVEDVVNNRTMVVEKHENSVEWVPGVVETVKSYCIAPIIASGDPIGAIFLFSKVHFIGEAEMKAIETAANFLAKQMES; encoded by the coding sequence ATGAAAGCAACAGGCATAGTACGTAGAATTGATGATCTAGGTAGAGTTGTAATTCCAAAAGAAATACGTAGAACCCTTCGTATACGAGAAGGTGATCCTTTAGAAATCTTTACAGACCGAGAAGGAGAAATTATCCTAAAAAAATATTCTCCAATTAGTGAGCTTGGAGACTTTGCAAAAGAGTATGCTGAAACGCTTTATGAAACGTTAGGTACGCCAGTACTTATTAGTGATCGCGATGAAATGATTGCTGCAGCAGGGTTATCTAAGAAGGATTATTTAAAACGTCGTTTAAGTTCCGACGTTGAGGATGTAGTGAATAATAGAACAATGGTAGTGGAAAAGCATGAAAACTCAGTAGAATGGGTACCGGGAGTAGTTGAAACAGTTAAATCCTACTGTATCGCCCCAATCATTGCTTCTGGCGATCCGATAGGCGCTATATTCCTATTCTCTAAAGTGCATTTTATCGGAGAAGCAGAAATGAAAGCTATCGAAACAGCAGCTAATTTCTTAGCAAAGCAAATGGAGAGCTAA